The Candidatus Uhrbacteria bacterium genome has a segment encoding these proteins:
- a CDS encoding Rrf2 family transcriptional regulator, whose product MNSLFRVSERNHFGLIFMTQLASLPADGFLSVKDAAKAMNMAEGYLEEVAGSLKKAGLVAGRQGPGGGYKLAKPATEITAEEIVVALEGPVSLVPCLESHGCPVESKCQSKKLWGFLQKDVLATLRKTKLQEIAV is encoded by the coding sequence ATGAATTCGCTTTTCCGCGTGTCTGAACGCAACCATTTTGGCCTTATTTTTATGACCCAGCTGGCAAGTTTGCCGGCTGATGGGTTCTTGAGTGTGAAAGATGCCGCCAAGGCCATGAACATGGCGGAAGGGTATTTGGAGGAGGTGGCGGGGAGTTTGAAGAAGGCGGGGCTTGTGGCCGGTCGTCAGGGGCCGGGAGGGGGTTACAAGCTCGCTAAGCCTGCTACGGAGATCACGGCGGAGGAGATCGTGGTTGCGCTGGAGGGACCGGTTTCCCTCGTGCCTTGTCTTGAGTCGCATGGATGCCCGGTGGAATCAAAGTGCCAGAGTAAAAAGTTGTGGGGGTTTTTGCAGAAGGATGTTCTTGCGACACTACGGAAAACCAAGCTTCAGGAAATTGCCGTATGA
- a CDS encoding aminotransferase class V-fold PLP-dependent enzyme translates to MKSTKIIYLDCAATTPLDSRVLEAMNPYFSDDFGNPSSFHSVGMQAKDAVSDARGTIARLIGAHEEEIIFTSGGTESDNLAVIGVPRYHTKALMEKLQALPHVITSAIEHHAVLEPLIAMDRKKEIELTIVGVNREGQVSVDEVVAALKPNTVLISIMTANNEIGTIQPIGDIGREILKWRKAKETVFPYLHTDACQATGYLDLNVEKSHVDLLTLNGSKMYGPKGIGALYVRKGVKLQPFFIGGGQERNIRSGTENVPGIVGLAKALALVQADREVESARLTALRDRLADGLMKIPKTILNGHATERLPNSVNVSFIDIEGEAAVLYLDAVGIMASTGSACASTSLDPSHVILATGLSYEAAHGSIRFTLGHSTMQEDVDYVIKEMPAIVERLRMMSPVNMDMKYFT, encoded by the coding sequence ATGAAATCGACCAAAATAATTTATCTTGACTGTGCCGCAACCACGCCGCTTGATAGCCGTGTGCTTGAGGCGATGAATCCGTATTTTTCGGATGATTTTGGGAATCCGTCTTCATTTCATAGCGTTGGCATGCAGGCCAAGGATGCGGTGTCCGATGCGCGTGGAACGATTGCGCGTTTGATTGGTGCGCATGAAGAAGAGATTATTTTTACTTCCGGTGGAACCGAGTCGGATAACTTGGCCGTGATTGGCGTGCCTCGATATCACACAAAAGCTTTGATGGAAAAGTTGCAGGCATTGCCGCACGTCATCACGAGTGCCATCGAACATCATGCTGTGCTTGAGCCGTTGATTGCTATGGATCGTAAGAAGGAAATTGAGCTGACGATCGTTGGCGTGAATCGTGAGGGGCAGGTTTCTGTCGATGAAGTTGTTGCGGCTTTGAAGCCGAACACGGTTTTGATTTCCATCATGACGGCCAACAATGAAATCGGAACGATTCAGCCGATTGGCGACATCGGTCGCGAGATTTTGAAGTGGCGTAAGGCAAAGGAAACGGTGTTTCCTTATCTGCACACCGATGCGTGTCAGGCGACGGGGTATCTTGACCTCAATGTCGAGAAATCTCATGTCGATTTGCTCACGCTTAACGGATCGAAAATGTATGGACCGAAAGGAATCGGCGCTTTGTATGTTCGGAAGGGCGTGAAGCTGCAGCCGTTCTTCATCGGGGGAGGGCAGGAGCGGAATATTCGATCGGGGACGGAGAATGTACCTGGAATTGTTGGGTTGGCTAAGGCGCTGGCGCTTGTGCAGGCGGATCGAGAAGTTGAAAGCGCGCGACTGACGGCGTTACGTGATCGACTCGCCGACGGATTAATGAAAATCCCAAAAACCATTCTGAACGGCCATGCGACGGAGCGTTTGCCGAATAGCGTGAATGTCTCGTTTATCGATATTGAGGGAGAAGCGGCTGTTCTGTATCTCGATGCGGTTGGGATTATGGCGTCGACGGGGTCGGCTTGTGCATCGACCTCGCTTGATCCATCACATGTGATTCTTGCGACGGGGCTTTCTTATGAAGCGGCGCATGGATCGATTCGATTCACTCTTGGGCACTCGACCATGCAAGAAGATGTCGACTATGTGATCAAGGAAATGCCGGCCATTGTCGAGAGACTGCGCATGATGAGTCCCGTTAACATGGATATGAAATATTTTACATAG
- a CDS encoding iron-sulfur cluster assembly scaffold protein, which yields MNNSVTPATNDARKGDVVAPTKEKGWFYTDTVKDHFFHPKNFLEDEAGYGDAYLGMVGSPACGDAMKVWLKIEKEADGTERIKDFKWKTFGCASAIASTSMLSVMVTENGGMPIEAALALRPQDIMERLGGLPARKVHCSVLGDKALRSAVMDYYRKSGQIDKVEVEAGRLIDKVLKITDHDIEEAVLEGADTLEKVQARTKVGTGDPSCIPEVENLIRFYKEKYFGA from the coding sequence ATGAATAATTCAGTTACACCGGCCACCAATGACGCTCGTAAGGGTGATGTTGTTGCACCTACAAAGGAAAAGGGCTGGTTCTACACGGATACCGTGAAGGATCACTTTTTTCATCCGAAGAATTTTCTTGAGGATGAGGCAGGATATGGCGATGCGTATCTTGGAATGGTGGGATCGCCGGCCTGTGGTGATGCGATGAAGGTTTGGTTGAAGATCGAAAAGGAGGCGGATGGGACGGAGCGCATCAAGGATTTCAAATGGAAGACATTTGGATGTGCTTCCGCGATTGCATCGACCTCGATGTTGTCTGTCATGGTTACGGAAAATGGTGGAATGCCGATTGAAGCGGCCTTGGCGTTGCGTCCGCAGGATATTATGGAGCGACTTGGAGGACTGCCGGCGAGAAAAGTTCATTGCTCGGTGCTTGGCGACAAAGCGTTGCGTAGCGCGGTGATGGATTACTATCGCAAGAGCGGGCAGATCGACAAAGTCGAGGTGGAGGCGGGGCGTTTGATCGACAAAGTATTGAAAATTACGGATCACGATATTGAAGAGGCGGTGTTGGAGGGTGCGGATACGCTGGAGAAAGTGCAGGCTCGTACAAAAGTTGGAACGGGGGATCCGTCTTGTATTCCTGAGGTCGAGAACTTGATCCGGTTTTACAAAGAGAAGTACTTTGGGGCATAA
- a CDS encoding ferredoxin, which yields MKISKIVVDRDLCIGAAPCVTVAPGVFQLDEENKAYVVDPKAADDETILLAAQACPVQAIILFDEEGKQIYP from the coding sequence ATGAAGATTTCCAAGATCGTCGTTGATCGCGACCTCTGTATCGGGGCTGCTCCGTGCGTGACGGTTGCTCCGGGGGTGTTTCAGCTCGATGAAGAAAATAAGGCTTACGTCGTTGACCCAAAGGCAGCGGATGACGAGACGATTTTGCTCGCGGCCCAGGCATGTCCCGTGCAAGCCATCATCTTGTTTGATGAAGAAGGTAAGCAGATTTATCCGTAA
- a CDS encoding cyclic nucleotide-binding domain-containing protein has protein sequence MEIPITGAPSKPDNEETLLLALPEKRFARGEIIVSEEKISKIFYFIESGRASESVLTSRGLPEADERSLNATDIIGLSQCSRVVAKTDVTVRVIDFASIEHEHNPMLTRFANQLVREAAISYGSQSRDRLVRASEELGELRKEMTALDGIRSTLARIKQQNSDHRENGRLLSHEILRQREVIKHLELTLSHRVAELESALSITGMYKDDYLELTKAIASYGHLFEDMQNSEDPLVATTGFKLLSFLHTLRITTGIQL, from the coding sequence ATGGAGATCCCGATCACGGGCGCTCCGAGCAAACCGGACAACGAGGAGACCCTGCTCCTCGCGCTCCCGGAGAAGCGCTTTGCCCGCGGTGAGATCATCGTGAGCGAGGAAAAGATCTCCAAGATCTTCTACTTCATCGAGAGCGGTCGCGCCTCTGAATCCGTGCTCACCTCTCGGGGCCTCCCCGAGGCAGACGAGCGCAGTCTGAACGCCACCGACATCATCGGGCTCAGCCAATGCTCGCGCGTCGTCGCCAAAACGGACGTCACCGTCCGCGTCATCGACTTCGCCTCCATCGAGCACGAGCACAACCCGATGCTCACGCGCTTTGCCAACCAGCTGGTTCGTGAAGCCGCCATCAGCTACGGCAGCCAGTCCCGCGACCGGCTCGTCCGTGCATCAGAAGAGCTCGGCGAACTCCGCAAGGAGATGACCGCGCTCGATGGCATCCGGAGCACGCTCGCTCGAATCAAGCAGCAGAACAGCGATCATCGCGAGAACGGCCGCCTGCTCTCCCACGAGATCCTACGTCAGCGCGAGGTTATCAAGCATCTCGAGCTCACGCTCAGCCACCGCGTCGCGGAACTCGAAAGCGCCTTGAGCATCACCGGGATGTACAAGGACGACTATCTCGAACTCACCAAGGCGATCGCCTCGTACGGACATCTGTTCGAGGACATGCAGAACTCGGAGGATCCGCTCGTCGCCACCACTGGCTTCAAGCTCCTCTCCTTCCTGCACACACTGCGCATCACCACCGGCATCCAGCTCTGA
- a CDS encoding methyltransferase domain-containing protein yields MKRFLVYGTHPEISLAETRAVLGDLKPVMVDSVAIFEAATWDSADLQNRLAGTVKLGDIIDERTLDVLDDGKVLADHIDARPRGERVLFGITIIGGTNKDRQALKHLPIRLKRELQERGRSVRWVTGDNGILSPAAISKMGLTTDGYDFVIAIHGKTVSIGLTTQVQNIDAWSLRDFGRPFRDAKTGMLPPKLARMMVNLAAPKQALLDPFCGSGTVIMEAALLHKDLQLVGSDIDARQIAGAQENTEWLMSKELIRRADADRISWNIAPVQEIGKHLTGKQFDAIVTEGYLGTPLSGNESRSTLEKEQREIEELWSEALPVLADLQPSGGRLVAVWPDLIASHGTFSVNPIQAAEEAGYTLIGKPLTYARPDQHVRRKIVILMKK; encoded by the coding sequence ATGAAGCGTTTTCTTGTATACGGAACTCATCCTGAAATCTCCCTTGCGGAGACTCGGGCCGTCCTTGGCGATCTCAAGCCCGTTATGGTCGATTCCGTCGCCATCTTTGAAGCCGCCACCTGGGACAGCGCCGATCTCCAAAACCGTTTAGCCGGCACCGTGAAGCTCGGCGATATTATCGATGAACGAACCCTAGATGTACTCGATGACGGAAAGGTTCTCGCCGACCATATCGATGCCCGCCCGCGCGGTGAACGTGTCCTTTTTGGCATCACCATCATCGGCGGTACCAATAAAGATCGACAAGCACTCAAACATCTCCCCATCCGATTAAAGCGCGAACTCCAAGAACGTGGGCGCTCCGTGCGCTGGGTCACGGGCGACAACGGCATCCTCTCCCCTGCCGCCATTTCCAAAATGGGCCTCACCACCGATGGCTACGATTTTGTTATTGCGATTCACGGCAAAACCGTTTCCATCGGTCTCACAACCCAAGTTCAGAACATCGATGCCTGGAGCTTACGCGATTTTGGCCGTCCATTCCGCGATGCAAAAACCGGCATGCTCCCGCCCAAGCTCGCACGCATGATGGTTAATTTGGCCGCGCCAAAACAGGCTTTGCTCGATCCATTCTGCGGCAGCGGTACCGTCATCATGGAAGCCGCGCTTTTACATAAAGATCTCCAACTCGTCGGTTCCGATATTGATGCGCGCCAAATCGCCGGCGCCCAAGAAAATACCGAATGGCTCATGAGCAAAGAGCTTATCCGCCGCGCAGACGCCGACCGCATCAGCTGGAACATCGCTCCGGTTCAAGAAATTGGCAAACATCTCACCGGCAAACAATTTGATGCCATCGTGACGGAAGGTTATTTGGGTACACCGCTCTCCGGAAACGAAAGCCGCTCAACGCTTGAAAAAGAACAGCGGGAGATCGAGGAACTCTGGAGTGAAGCCCTGCCTGTTTTAGCCGACCTTCAGCCCTCTGGCGGCCGGCTTGTGGCTGTTTGGCCAGATCTCATCGCCTCGCATGGGACCTTCTCCGTAAACCCAATTCAGGCCGCAGAAGAAGCCGGCTACACCCTCATCGGAAAACCGCTAACCTACGCGCGTCCTGACCAGCATGTTCGCAGAAAAATCGTGATTTTGATGAAAAAATAA
- the rpsF gene encoding 30S ribosomal protein S6, which translates to MSDVLSSSKYELMYIIPATLSEEEAGAVETKISALITKYGATVESTKRLGKFRLAYIIQNQRHGYYMLVRFSAERTAMNKIDENLRISTDITRHMILRAEEAGEGKYNLVEYKEINLDNKEDRPRRRTDTAKAEDAKPAEGEKTEAKAETAPEAALPEAGTNA; encoded by the coding sequence ATGTCTGACGTATTATCGTCATCCAAGTACGAGCTCATGTACATCATTCCGGCCACTCTTTCTGAAGAAGAGGCAGGAGCGGTGGAGACCAAGATCTCGGCACTTATTACCAAGTACGGTGCGACGGTTGAATCGACCAAGCGCCTCGGCAAGTTTCGTCTTGCTTACATCATCCAGAATCAGCGCCATGGTTACTACATGCTTGTCCGTTTCTCGGCCGAGCGTACGGCCATGAACAAGATCGATGAGAACCTTCGTATCTCGACCGACATCACCCGCCACATGATTTTGCGTGCGGAGGAAGCTGGCGAGGGCAAGTACAACTTGGTGGAATACAAGGAGATCAACCTTGATAACAAGGAGGATCGTCCGCGCCGCCGTACCGATACGGCCAAGGCTGAAGACGCCAAGCCTGCTGAGGGCGAGAAGACCGAAGCCAAGGCCGAGACCGCTCCTGAAGCGGCCTTGCCGGAAGCCGGCACCAATGCCTAA
- a CDS encoding single-stranded DNA-binding protein, with protein sequence MDLNRAMIIGNVTRDPELRTTATGQNVCSFGIATNQQWTDAQGQKQQRAEYHNIVAWGKLAEICGQYLGKGRKVYIEGRLQTREWETQDAQKRQRTEIVADNMILLDRKDVGSQAPSRTPSPASIPAGESPEPTVAPMDKSIGDNEIRLEDIPF encoded by the coding sequence ATGGATTTGAACCGCGCCATGATCATCGGTAACGTGACCCGCGACCCGGAACTCCGGACAACGGCCACGGGACAAAATGTTTGTTCTTTTGGCATCGCTACCAACCAGCAATGGACGGATGCGCAAGGCCAAAAGCAGCAGCGCGCGGAGTATCACAATATTGTCGCTTGGGGAAAGCTCGCAGAAATCTGCGGCCAGTATCTCGGCAAAGGCCGCAAGGTCTATATCGAGGGACGTCTGCAGACACGCGAGTGGGAAACCCAGGATGCACAAAAGCGTCAACGCACCGAGATCGTCGCAGATAACATGATCTTGCTCGATCGTAAGGACGTTGGTTCCCAGGCTCCGAGCCGTACGCCCTCGCCGGCATCGATTCCGGCCGGTGAATCTCCTGAGCCGACGGTTGCGCCCATGGACAAGTCCATCGGTGACAATGAAATCCGCCTTGAAGATATTCCATTCTAA
- a CDS encoding 30S ribosomal protein S18, which yields MQHKKSTPRTCFFCQQNVTEINYKDTDTLRRYLSSFGKIVPRKRSGVCAWHQRKLANAIKRARFMALVPYLVR from the coding sequence ATGCAACACAAGAAAAGCACTCCGCGAACCTGTTTCTTCTGCCAACAGAACGTAACTGAAATCAACTACAAGGATACCGATACGCTTCGCCGCTACCTTTCCTCGTTTGGAAAGATCGTGCCGCGCAAGCGCTCCGGTGTCTGCGCCTGGCATCAGCGCAAGCTGGCTAACGCGATCAAGCGCGCCCGCTTCATGGCCTTGGTTCCGTACTTGGTTCGCTAA
- the genX gene encoding EF-P lysine aminoacylase GenX: protein MKKELVQARSRVVKLVRRYFDEQGFLELQTPRLVGLPGQEPYLEPMWTEVSGQVSVVSDQSGELTTENKKLKTALITSPEYAMKRMLAAGFDKIYDLGPCFRNSEPWDGTHDQEFLMCEWYEKGIGLSELMDRTEAMVKFVAQEYGKPFTGDFRRLTVKEAMKLYAGIDLETLHDDREAMAKVAIEHGQTVTETDTWDDLFFKVFLSEVEPKLGETPTFLTHYPASMAALAQKDSADPRFALRTELYIGELELANGFVELADPIEQRKRFEEEQVLRKSLGKEVWPIDERFMEALPKMGQAAGIAFGVDRLVMLLTGTKSISDLMPIPIRERF from the coding sequence ATGAAGAAGGAGTTGGTTCAGGCGCGCTCACGCGTGGTGAAGCTTGTTCGTCGATATTTTGATGAGCAGGGCTTTTTGGAATTGCAGACGCCGCGACTTGTCGGACTTCCGGGTCAGGAGCCGTATCTTGAACCGATGTGGACTGAGGTCAGTGGTCAGGTGTCAGTGGTCAGTGATCAGTCAGGTGAACTGACAACTGAAAACAAAAAACTGAAAACCGCCCTCATTACGAGTCCGGAATATGCTATGAAGCGCATGCTTGCTGCTGGCTTCGACAAAATTTATGATTTGGGTCCGTGTTTTCGGAATAGCGAACCGTGGGATGGGACGCATGATCAGGAGTTTCTGATGTGTGAATGGTATGAAAAGGGGATCGGACTTTCCGAGCTCATGGATCGGACCGAGGCGATGGTTAAGTTTGTTGCTCAAGAATATGGTAAGCCGTTTACGGGCGATTTTCGCCGACTCACCGTGAAAGAGGCGATGAAGTTGTACGCAGGTATTGATTTGGAAACGCTGCATGATGATCGTGAGGCTATGGCAAAGGTTGCGATCGAGCATGGCCAGACAGTGACGGAAACGGACACTTGGGACGACTTGTTTTTCAAAGTGTTTTTGAGCGAGGTCGAGCCAAAGCTTGGGGAGACGCCGACGTTTTTAACGCATTATCCTGCTTCGATGGCGGCGCTTGCACAGAAAGATTCTGCTGATCCGCGTTTTGCCTTGCGTACCGAGCTATATATCGGGGAGTTGGAGCTAGCGAATGGATTTGTGGAACTGGCGGATCCGATCGAGCAGCGTAAACGGTTTGAGGAGGAGCAGGTGTTGCGAAAATCTCTTGGAAAAGAAGTTTGGCCGATCGACGAACGCTTCATGGAGGCGCTGCCAAAGATGGGGCAGGCAGCGGGAATCGCATTTGGAGTGGATCGATTGGTGATGCTTTTGACTGGAACCAAATCGATTAGCGACTTGATGCCGATTCCGATTCGAGAACGGTTTTAA
- the efp gene encoding elongation factor P: MASTSDIKKGVVIQDPQGLWVVNEFQHINPGKGAAFVRTRIKNLQTGKTLETTYKTSETITLVDVEHRRMQYLFHDATGYTFMDKDTYDQVSMSDADVGADGKYLRDGMDINVTTYEGQPIALELPRKMTFKVTEAMDASSGNTVSGGNMTKEVTVDGGIKVHVPLFIKQGEDIIINTENGEYVERA; this comes from the coding sequence ATGGCATCTACATCCGACATCAAGAAAGGCGTTGTTATCCAGGATCCGCAAGGGTTGTGGGTCGTCAACGAATTCCAGCACATCAACCCAGGTAAGGGTGCGGCTTTTGTGCGTACGCGCATCAAGAATTTGCAGACCGGCAAGACGTTGGAAACGACGTATAAGACATCGGAAACCATTACGTTGGTCGATGTAGAGCATCGCCGTATGCAGTACTTGTTCCACGATGCGACGGGTTATACCTTCATGGATAAGGATACCTATGACCAGGTGTCGATGTCGGATGCGGATGTTGGTGCTGATGGTAAGTATCTCCGCGATGGTATGGATATCAACGTGACGACGTATGAAGGCCAGCCGATCGCCCTTGAGCTTCCGCGCAAGATGACGTTCAAGGTTACGGAAGCGATGGATGCTTCATCTGGTAACACGGTGTCTGGTGGAAACATGACCAAGGAGGTTACCGTGGATGGCGGAATCAAGGTTCATGTACCGCTCTTCATTAAGCAGGGCGAGGACATTATCATCAATACGGAAAACGGTGAGTACGTAGAACGAGCGTAA
- a CDS encoding DM13 domain-containing protein: MKKMAMTSLVLTLALAGAGCQNGPKYVLGDLPNEQQLALMDDQDKVKAIEAVMEKAPMPELSEDEKRQELRESIDTMMGGTAERLADFSGKNFHEGGGTVRIVKVGNIYRIVLSEEFFVTPGPYLVVKAGEVEIAPLKNSRGAQTYDLPQDFDLSKAPYISIYCKPFRVEFARATFN, encoded by the coding sequence ATGAAAAAAATGGCCATGACAAGCCTTGTTTTGACCCTCGCCTTGGCTGGCGCCGGGTGCCAAAACGGACCCAAGTACGTGCTTGGCGACTTACCAAACGAGCAACAGCTCGCTCTTATGGATGATCAGGATAAGGTCAAGGCGATCGAGGCGGTCATGGAAAAGGCCCCCATGCCAGAGCTTTCCGAGGATGAAAAACGTCAGGAATTGCGAGAATCCATCGATACGATGATGGGTGGGACGGCGGAGCGGTTGGCCGATTTTTCCGGCAAGAATTTTCATGAAGGCGGTGGAACAGTGCGTATTGTGAAAGTCGGGAATATTTATCGTATCGTGCTATCGGAAGAGTTTTTTGTGACGCCTGGGCCTTATCTGGTCGTGAAAGCAGGGGAGGTTGAGATTGCGCCGCTTAAGAATTCACGCGGGGCGCAGACATACGATTTGCCACAGGACTTTGATTTGTCTAAGGCGCCGTATATTTCGATTTACTGCAAACCGTTCCGGGTCGAGTTTGCGCGAGCGACGTTCAATTGA